From bacterium, a single genomic window includes:
- a CDS encoding PQQ-binding-like beta-propeller repeat protein: MMALIFTLAWLPLVLSGLLPGVPVELEPLPAPDEGHTLAPGADLSIVCPTPGRVFVAFGGAEPRLAALGGARSLAWVLPLAAEPTDLAAAGPNLAAAGDSGGGVYLIKGDGTVVFAGRLPGGGPVRFALAETAPTGGEKPETTLYCLGRESWAALDPADPADSAPRKFPLPATSPPAVVGGTLLYGAGDTVIAIDPEGGELWRYGTGGSLTAAPAVLGGMIYFACGDNRLYGFSPDNPAAPLVEYHELGAPPSALYALPGEGLAVGTVEGRLLFFQDGTPAGEVDLGWIPRPGAVLRGRELIIPLGWNRLAALDLAGTPFDPEGPGSGRVALDWLFIREPGLRGGATLFAPPADLKLTDEERARLAVYVAGRDGRLVVLARGHPVN, translated from the coding sequence ATGATGGCCTTGATTTTCACCCTGGCCTGGCTGCCGCTCGTCCTTTCCGGCCTCCTCCCGGGGGTCCCGGTGGAGCTGGAGCCGCTGCCGGCGCCCGACGAGGGCCACACCCTGGCGCCGGGCGCGGATTTATCAATCGTATGCCCCACGCCCGGGCGCGTGTTCGTCGCCTTCGGGGGGGCGGAGCCGCGTCTGGCGGCGCTGGGTGGGGCGAGGAGCCTGGCCTGGGTCCTGCCCCTGGCGGCCGAGCCCACCGACCTCGCGGCGGCGGGACCCAATCTGGCGGCGGCGGGCGACTCGGGCGGCGGCGTGTATCTGATTAAGGGCGACGGGACGGTCGTCTTCGCCGGAAGACTTCCCGGCGGCGGACCGGTCCGATTCGCCCTCGCCGAGACCGCGCCGACCGGGGGCGAGAAACCTGAGACGACCCTCTACTGCCTGGGGCGGGAGAGCTGGGCGGCCCTCGACCCGGCAGACCCGGCCGATTCCGCCCCGCGGAAATTTCCGCTGCCCGCGACCTCGCCGCCGGCGGTGGTCGGGGGTACGCTCCTCTACGGCGCCGGCGACACCGTGATCGCCATTGACCCGGAGGGCGGTGAGCTCTGGCGCTACGGGACCGGCGGGAGCCTGACCGCCGCACCGGCCGTCCTGGGGGGGATGATTTATTTCGCCTGCGGGGACAACCGGTTGTACGGCTTTTCGCCGGACAACCCCGCCGCGCCGCTGGTGGAGTACCACGAGCTGGGCGCGCCGCCTTCCGCCCTCTACGCCCTGCCCGGGGAGGGGCTGGCCGTGGGGACGGTGGAGGGGAGGCTCCTTTTCTTCCAAGACGGCACTCCGGCGGGGGAGGTGGACCTGGGGTGGATCCCCCGGCCGGGGGCGGTCCTGCGCGGCCGGGAGCTGATCATCCCCCTCGGCTGGAACCGGCTGGCGGCCCTGGACCTCGCGGGCACCCCCTTCGATCCCGAAGGGCCTGGGTCGGGACGGGTCGCGCTCGATTGGCTCTTCATCCGCGAACCGGGCCTGCGCGGTGGAGCCACCCTTTTCGCG